The Eublepharis macularius isolate TG4126 chromosome 8, MPM_Emac_v1.0, whole genome shotgun sequence genome contains a region encoding:
- the LOC129334959 gene encoding LOW QUALITY PROTEIN: 60S acidic ribosomal protein P2-like (The sequence of the model RefSeq protein was modified relative to this genomic sequence to represent the inferred CDS: deleted 1 base in 1 codon; substituted 1 base at 1 genomic stop codon) translates to MCYIAAYLLAVLGGNESPSSKGLKKILDSVGIEIDDECVNKVISXLNGKNIEGVIAQGNFKLASIPAGRTVAVSVGGPAAPAVAKKKKEEESEESDDDMGFGLFD, encoded by the exons ATGTGTTACATTGCAGCTTACCTTCTTGCTGTTCTTGGAGGCAATGAGTCCCCAAGCTCAAAAGGTCTGAAGAAAATCCTTGACAGCGTAGGCATTGAAATAGATGATGAATGTGTGAACAAGGTCATTAGTTAGCTGAATGGA AAAAACATTGAGGGTGTCATTGCCCAAGGTAACTTCAAGCTTGCCAGCATACCAGCGGGCAGGACTGTAGCAGTCTCTGTTGGAGGCCCTGCAGCTCCTGCTGTTgctaagaagaagaaagaagaagagtcTGAAGAATCTGATGATGATATGGGATTTGGATTGTTTGACTAA